From uncultured Pseudodesulfovibrio sp.:
TCGGTCACGATTCGACATGCATTTTATGTACACCATTCCCGGTGATGGTGCGCATGGCTCTCGTAAGGGTAAACAATTCAAGTATAATTTCGGATATGGGTATGCCCTGAATAAGTATTTCGACCTTGAACTCGAATTGAATGGCGTCGAACAAGAGCGTCATCGTTACGACAACGAAATTGCCAAATCAACAGGTGGGCACACCATTTACATTACCCCCGGTATTCATTGGAAGATGGCTGAGAAATGCCATTTGTCATTGGGTGTCCCCGTGGTCGTCTACCGTGATCTCAATGGTTACTCAGCCAACCCAGATCGCAACAGCCGGTATGGGCTGGGTGAAGACTTTCAGGTTGTGACCCGTCTTGCTTTCAGCTTCTAATTATTTGGAGATAAAAATGAAAAAAATACGTTTGCTTTTGATTGTAACATGCCTGTCCTGCATGGCGATTCTCTTTGGATTGACCTGCGCCAATGCCACTCCGTACAAAGCGCCGGAGAAGATCAAGGCCGTTATGGTCGGTGACAGGTTGGTGGATGTGGCCTTGAAGCTTGGTGTTGTCGCAGAAGGGATGGCTGTGCGAGCATCCATGTGGCCCAAAGCCGATGAGATCAAAATGGCTTCTCAGCTTTTGGGATGCCCTAATTATGTAACGGTCAAACATCCTGAGACCATTGCCAATTTCATGAAGGAGCGGGGCATTACTCGGCTCATCTTGGAAAAAAGCGTTAAGTTTTGTTTGTACAAGAAAAAAGTGAATCCTGTGAAAGTGGCTGAGTTGGTCAAGGATGTCCCCGGTATCACCATTGAGTATGTGGATTTCAGCAGTGGCGTCGTCCCTGCCATCTCACAGATTGCCGAGTTGTTTGGTAAGCAGGAGCAGGGACATCAAGTGGCTGCCTCGTATGCAAAAGCCATGAAGAAGGTCGAAGCTTCTTTGACCAAGCAGAAAACCGGCAAACGAGTTCTCGTACTCAACGGCCATTATCTCGCATCGGGTAAAACCTTTATCCGCGTGGAAGCTCCTGGTGGTTATTCTGATCAGTACATCCTGAATCCGCTTGGGTGCAAAAACGTGGCAGAAGCCATGATGACCGACACGATGAAGGTCAGCAAAGGCCATGTCTCTGGTGGGCGTTTGGGTTGGTTAGACAAGGTTAAACCTGACGTGATCGTTGCCACAGGTGACGGATTTGCCGTGCAACTGGCACTGCACAAGGCTTTGCAGAAGAATCCGGCTTTGGCTGATGTCCCGGCCATCAAAACCGGTTCGGTGTATTCGCTGCCTTTTTATGGTGATTCCAGTGTCCTTGAGTATCCGCAGATATTCAAGCAGTGGAGTGCCGCTTTAGGGCAGTAACTTCAAAGACTCCTGACGACGATACTCAAGAGGGACTGTATGTAATTGCAGTCCCTCTTTTTTTCTCGTTTGAAAGAGAATTTACAGCGCAAATGGTGTGAGAATCCTCTCAAGTACTCCCTGTACTTTGGAGATGGCTACGCCGTAGTTGGTCACTGGAACTCCACGGCGCGAACATTCATTCATGCGGCGTAGCATCTCGGTCCGGTTTAACATGCAGGCACCGCAGTGGATAGCGAGTTTGAATCGTTCCAAATCTTCAGGGAAGTCGTGGCCTGAATAGGTCTCGAAGTTCAGGTTTTTCCCTGTGTATTGTGTGACCCAGTGCGGAATTTTGATCCGGCCTATGTCATCTTCCACCGGATGATGGGAACAGGCTTCGCCGATGAGTATTGTGTCACCTTCACTCAGGGTATCAATGGCTTTCGCGCCATGCACAAGTGTTGGAAGGTCTCCTTTGTAACGGGCGAACAGGGTCGAAAAAGTGGTCAATGGGACATCGGTCGGGACGACTTTGGCCACATTGTGTACGACTTGTGAATCCGTGATAACCAGTGCGGGTTTGTGGTTCAGGCCGGACAAAGCCTCTTCGAGTTCTGATTCCTTGGTGGTTAACGCCAAAGCGTCACCGTCTAGGATCTCTCGCAAGATTTGCACCTGAGGCAGGATGAGCCGTCCTTTGGGAGCGGAAAGGTCTATCGGCACGACGCAGACGACCCATTCCCCTTTTTTGAAGAGGTCGCCAGCCAGTACCGGGTCACGCTTCATTTCCGGCGGTGCGATGTCGATGATCGCCTGTTTTATTTCGTCGATATTTGTTTCGTCTTTGGCCGAGGTGGTCAGGAACCGAAATCCCTTTTTTTGACAGTATGCGCGATCTTCGGCTGATGGTTCCCTGATGTCACTTTTGTTGAAAGCGATGATGAATGGGATGTCCAGTTCGATGATGTCTTCGATTATTTTCAGTTCATGTGGCGTGAGCCCTGCCTCGCCGACAACGACTATTGCCACATCCGAACGCCAGAGGACTTTTCGTGTTGCCTTGATTCGCAACTCCCCAAGTTCGCCAGAGTCATCGAGTCCGGCTGTGTCGTAGAATGTGACAGGGCCGAGCGGAAGCAATTCGTAATGCTTGGCAACCGGGTCCGTTGTCGTCCCCGGCATATCCGAGACAATGGCTATTTTTTGATCCGTTATGGCGTTAACCAGTGATGACTTGCCTGCATTCCTTTGTCCGGCGAGGGTTATGACCAGTCGTATTCCGCGGGGTGCTTTGTTGGACATTGTTTCTCCTTGGAGAGAATCCTTTGGATGATGACGGCACAAGGCCGAGGGAGCGGATCATGCTTTTGGCATGTGTCAGAGAATCCGTGATATCAATGTTCGATGCGTTTTTTCCGGGATAGATGGTGTAATCTGCGCGATGGTCCTCCGGGGTCATGGAGGGCATGATGACATTGCATCCACGAGTCAGTGCAAGCCTTTGAGACTCGGGTTTCAAAGCGCTCAAGGCTGATGTAGCCGGGATGTTGGCGTGTGGATTGAGGATACGCAAGATGGCCGTCACCCTGTGTGATAACTCAATGCTGCCGGGTGCAACCTGTGCCAGTGGTGTTTGAGGATGCGGAATGAATGGGCCGACAGCGATCATGTCCAGGTCGAGGGCAGTGAGGAACAGAATGTCTTGGAGCGTGGAAATGAGGTTTGAGTCAGGGAGGTCGGTGATAACACCCGATCCAACTTCATAGCCGAGATGCCGGAGGGATTCGACTCTATGCAATCTTGACGAAAACTCCTCGCCATCCCTGAGTCGTTTGTAAAGACGTGGGTTGGTGGTCTCCAGCTTGAGCAGACAGCGGTCTGCTCCACACTCGCGCCAGAATGCATATTCATCCATACCCCGGTCGCCTAATGAGAGCGTTACTGCCACGTCGTGCCGATCTTTGATCTCTTTGATCAGCGTACCAATGGATTGAGTGGAGTAGCTGAAATCGTCGCCAGACTGGAGCACGATGGTTCCCGCATCTTGGGAAACGGCCATTGAAGCGGCGTTTAATATGGTCTCATTTCCCATCCGGTAACGGGTTATTCCCTTATTGGGAGCACGCAGACCGCAATAGTGGCATTTCTTATTGCAGACGTTGGAAAATTCAATGATGGCACGAAGGAATATTTCGTTACCAAACTCCTGTGATTGAGTCGCGTTGGCGCGTCCAAAGAGTTCTTTGTCATCTGCGCCTGTGAGGTGTGTGAGAATGTCGTGTTCTTTTAAGGTGTACATCGTGTCCGTGGGGTAAGGGTTGTATTCATTGCTCGGACACATTCGTTGATGAGTCGAAACGAGGCGATTTCTTCATTCGTGGCATTGGTCGGAGCCTTGCCTGTTTGGGTCCACTCCAACAGCTTTTCGACGTCCGTATTGATTTTACCCCAGAAACCATGGGGGGCGTGTTCTCCAGCATGCGCGTATTGACCGAATACGATCGTGTTGTCGGCAACGATTATGGGAAGACAGGGCAGTCTGCGGGCTGGGTGGAGATGGATTTTGTCAGGATGTTGTGCAGCCAGTTTTGTCAGGAATTGGTGCGATGATGCGATTTCATCGGTAATTCCCTGAATGGATATGCCGAATCTGAGTGCCTTGAGAAAGGAGAATGTCCATTTTGAACCGTGCTCAGGATCAATGGTGATGATATCCAATCGTTTAAATTCCGGTTTACGGATGGCTGTCTTGAGGCCGTTGCGATGGGCTTTTGACTTTGCAAACGCGCCATATACGGCTGCATGGAGGATGATTCTCCTTTTTGCAGCAGCAAACAGTCCCGGCGTGTTCAATGCGTCGATTCCTGCGACGATTTCCATTTCTTTTTCACCTCACGGTATGCGTTCGGTTGGCAATGACCTCGTCATTGAAAATTCCGAACTCGACCTCCATGTATGCTCTTGCGAAAGCGGCCCTCAAAAAGGGAAGGTGTGTGCCGCTTGCATCCTGCAGATGCAGTGATAGGCGCTGGCTATTTTTTTTGTTCGCCGATCACATCGCGTTTGCTTTGCATGGAGGAAGAGTCCGGGGTCTTCATCAATCGTTGTCTTGGTTAGAGATACAAGTCTCTTTCGCCTGTTTCGATACGGGTGAGCCTGTCCGTAAGTACTTTTTTCTGTTTGAGATCAGCGTATCCTTCAATTTCACGGGCAATGAGAGCTTCTCCCGCTTTTTTGGTCTCTTCGGAAGCGTAATCCATAAGGTATTCCTTGAAGGTGAGTATGCCATTTGGCAGACAGAAGTTCTGGATGAAGCCGGTTTTTGCCAGCTCCATGAAATGCTCACCTGTGCGGCCCAGGCGATAACAGGCTGTACACCAAGACGGGACATAGTCGTGTTCACCTGCGATGGAACGGATGACTTCATCCAGACTGCGACTGTCACCAACACAGAATTGCTGGACGCCGGGTCTGTCATATTCCGGGTCGCTGTATGCGCCGGGGTAGGTGCGGGAACCTGCGGAAATCTGAGAAACACCCATTTGCAAGAGTTCAGCTCGGAATTCGGCAGTTTCGCGGGTGGTCAGTATCAGGCCGGTATACGGGACGGCTATGCGAAGGACGGCCACGATTTTTTTGAATTCATGGTCAGTGGTCGGATACGGCGGGTTGTAGGACATATCCGATCCAAGGGCTGGCTCCAGTCTCGGGAAGGAGATAGTGTGAGGCCCGACTCCCCAATCCCTTTCAAGCTGAAGGGCATGATGGAGAAGTCCCATAACTTCGTACGTGGTGTCATACAGTCCGAAAAGCGCCCCCATGCCAACATCGTCAATACCGGCCTCCTGAGCGCGGTGCATGGCGTGCAATCTCCACAGATAGTCCGTCTTGCGACCTGCCATGTGGACCTTTTCATATGTTGGTACGTGGTATGTTTCCTGAAAACACTGGTAGGTGCCGATGCCGACTTCATGCAGCGTTTTGAAGCCTTCAACATCCAGTGGCGCACAGTTGATATTGACCCGGCGGATTTCACCACTTTTTGCCGAGGTCACGGAGTAAACGTCGCGAACAGTCTGGGCAATCCACTCGGCATTGTATTTGGGATGTTCGCCGTACACGAGCAGTAGGCGTTTGTGTCCTTGATCTTCCAGTACAGTCACTTCTTCATGGATTGCTTCGGGTGTGAGTGTCCTGCGCTCCAGATCGTTGTTAGTGGCTTTGAAACCGCAATAGGCACATTGATTGACACATTCATTTGAAATGTACAGAGGAGCGAAAAGCACCAGTCGGTTTCCGTAAATACCCTTTTTGATTGTCATGGCGGTTTGGAAGATTTCTTCATCCAATTCTTTGTTCGTGTTCTTTAACAGAACAGCTGCTTCAAACGGGGTGAGTCCTTTGCGCTCCACCCCTTTGGCAAGAATATCCCGGACCAGTCCCGGATCGGGGTTTTCCGCTTTTTCCATTTCGGAACGGATAACGGTATCGTCGATAAAATTTTCCAAACCGGTGCCTAACGTACTGTCCTGTTTCATGGCCCTTACTCCCTTGGTTATACCAATAGTGATTTGACTTGAACGCCATCGAGCATGCCGAGTTTGCCCGTCAGGGCTCCAACTTCGTCGGTGGTCGCTTCAATGATCAGATCGATGATGTTCACGCCTCTGTCTTTGAAAGGCAGGCCCATGCGTCCAACGATAATTTCTCCATGGTCGCTGAGTATATCGTTTACCGCTGGGGCTGCTTTGAACCTGTCTTTGATGATGATGCCGATAATTCCCAATCGCTTTTCCATACGAATTCCTTTTTCGGTCATTGATCTCACAGTGCAGGAGAAAGCCCGGCTTAGCACTTCCGGGCGATCTGCAGACGGGGGATAGGGGGGGAGCTTCAAGATGTCGGTCTGCTTGTGGAAAGCGGGTAGAGTCTCGATGGCTCCACCCTGTGGTTCAGGCTAACCCTTACCGCAGGCAGATTTTCTCCGATTGGAGGTGTTCTGGAAAGAAGTGATAAGAGAAAAAAGGACACGAATCAAGAAAAAGTTGCACTTAGTGTATAACTTTTTTAAAATAGTATTACGAAATCTAGACAAAAAGAATACCCAAGGAAAGGGACTGTTCTAAAGAAAGGCATCAAATGGTGTGGGGAAAAAAGATGAGAAAAAGAAGCGTGTGCCCTTGGATCAGAAATATCCTAGCCGCAGGTTAACGCTGTTGGCGTTTTAGAAGTTCAACTTGAAGCCTTTATCCTTGAGGACGGCAATCTTTGCGCTACGATCAATATAATGCGTGTGCAGTAGGTGGTGGGACATGTGTCCACACGGGCCTTCGTGCAGGAAGCCGTCTTTCTTGTCGTAGATTTTCTTGATCATGGGATTGTCCTGAGATTTCCTGATCGCGTAAATCTTGGAGTTGGCGTCAGCATCATATACGGATTTTTGGCGCAGTCCTACGAAACTCATGGAGCTGGCTACAGCTTCTTTTGTGATGTTCATCCCCAGTACGGCGTATCCAGTCATGATACCGCAGGCTTTGATGAAACCGCGTCTGTTCATTATCATATCTTGTTTCTCCTTATGCCGTGACCTTACGTGCTCGGAAGCGTTTATTAATTTGGGCTACCGTGCTTCTGAACAGGGAGGCCTGAATTTCTGGATCAAGAGGCTGACCTCCACCGTTCACACAACCGCCGGGACAGGTCATGATTTCAATGAAGTGGTATGGCGATTTGCCGGCCCTGACTTCATCGCAGAGCTTGGCGGCGTTATCGAGTCCACTTGCCACGGCGATTTTTACGGTGCCGAAACCGGGTACCTTGACGTCAGCGGTGTTGATGCCTTCGTGGGTACGAACGACCTTGATGTTTGGGTCGCTCAATTTCTTGCCGGAAAGCACTTCATAGGCCAGCCTGAGGGCTGCTTCCATGACGCCGCCACTGGTGCCGAAGATGGTGGCTGCGCCGGTGGAGTCGCCCAGAACCGCATCGGGTTTCTGATCTGGCAGGCTGTTGAAGTTGATGCCCGCAGTCTTGATCATGTACGCCAGTTCGCGGGTATTGATGGTAGCATCAGTGTCCCGGAAGCCACTGTCGGCCAGTTCCGGTCTGAGGCCTTCATATTTCTTGGCGATACAGGGCATGATGGACACCGTGTAGATCTTCTTGGCTTCGGTGTGCGTTTCATGTGCGCCGTATGTCTTGGCCAGAGGTCCCAACATGCCGATGGGTGATTTACAACTGGACAGATTTGGCATCAGGTCCGGGTAGAAGGTTTCGGTGAACTTGACCCAACCGGGACAGCAGGACGTGAACTGAGGCAGGGGGCGTGCGCCTTCCTTGCCTTGTTCCTGAACACGCTGAATGAGTTCGGTGCCTTCTTCCATGATGGTCACGTCAGCGGTAAACTCGTTATCCCAGATGTAGTTGAAGCCGAGCTGGCGTAATGCCGTGTGCATTTTCCCGCCGACATAGGTACCGGTCGCAGCGCCAAAGCACTCACCCAGACCATAGCGAACGGCCGGAGCGGGCATGGACACGACGATAGTGTCAGGGTCTTTAAGTTTTTCAAAGACTTCGTCGACATATGAAACGCCTTCGTAAATGGCGCCATACGGACAACTGGTCAGGCACTGTCCGCAGTTCATGCAGGCTGCCGGATCAACAACTTGACGAATACCGTCTTCATTAATGGATTGGATTGCACCAGTGGCGCAAACTTCTTCGCATGAACCGCAGGCTTCACACTTTGTGGCATCAACTTGGACAAAGTAGATGCTGTCCGGGTCGACCCCTTTGGGTGCGTTGTTTTGGTACATGACGCCTTCAATCAGTTTCATTGTTCCCTCCTTGTTCGGGTGGACTGAAGAAAGGTCGACCGGTGTAACGACCGGTGACGACTTTGGTGTGCATCCAGACATTGGATACCCTCCTTTGTTAACAAGGGTATAAAACACCTTCGTTAACACGAAATTAGAAATAGTAACACTATACGGCTACTATTTTAAAAAACATAGTCATGTCAAGGCTCGTGTTTTTGGCTGAATGCAAAAGTGGTGTGTTTGCGTACTTTTTGCGAGGCGGTTTCTTTTTGATACCGTTAAAAATATGTAAAACGGTCTAGAAGTGCTCGGAGATTTGCGTACACTCCGCATGCACGTTTTGTGAGGACTTTGTTTGAAAGGTGATTCATTTAAATTTTGATTATCTTCACTCTGGCTAGAGATCGGTTTCGTTATATTGGTGAAGTCGTTGTTCGGGTCAGGGGATTAAATACCATTTAGAGGAAGGAGATTTTAATGACTTCTATAGTTTCTGAACCAGTGACTGTTATGCCCATAGAGCGGAAGGACGGTACCTATGCCCTCCGTCTTTGTCTTAATCAGGGGTTGCTGACTCCCGGTATGACCAGAAGTGTCATGGAAATCATGGAGACGTATCCCGGTGTGACGCTTCGCGCCACCACCGGCCAGCGTATGAATTTGGAAGGAGTTCCCAAGGAAAAACTTGACGAAATCGTGTCCACTCTCGGCGTGTCGATTCCCAAGTGTCCCCCCGGTGTTTCTGTTTGTCCGGGCGGTGAACTGTGTAAATATGGTCAGCAGAATACCCGTGAGATGGGCGACCGTCTGCTTGAGGTGGTCAAGGCCAATGGCCCGTATCCTTTTAAGGTAAAGAGTGGCGTTTCGGGTTGTGGCATGGCCTGTAGCTTGAGCTTTGTGCGTGACATCGGTCTTGTGGGAATTGCCAAGGGCTGGAATGTCATTTACGGCGGTTCTGCTCGCCACCGTGCTGCCCCCGGGTTGCGTCTCGCCAAAGGGGTTTCGGACGATGAAGCATTGGCTATCATCGCAAAAGCACTGGTTTATTATCGGGATACCGCTAAGAAAGGTGAACGCATCGGGATGATGGTACGCCGATTGGGTCACGAAGTCGTCGCTGATGCCCTGAAATAAAAGATAGTTTTTATAGAGAACAAAGTCCCTGAGCACATTGTGCTCAGGGACTTTGTTCTTGGGCTTGTGGGCCGAGATGAATGATGCGACTTGTTCGGTCTAGAAGCTCCGAGGGATCATGAGTGACGTGTATGACGGCAATTGGGTTGGCTTCCAGGAGGGTGTTGAGCAAAAGTTTCATTTTTTCTTTAAGCTGCTTGTCCAAGCCGGTGAAGGGTTCATCCAGGAGCAGAATGTCTGGATTGATGGCAAAGGCTCGGGCCAGCGCCACTCTTTGACGCATGCCTCCGGAAAGTTGATGCGGGTACGCCTTTTCTGATCTGAAAAGTCCCATGCGTTTCAAATAAAGTCTGGCACGGTCTGTGGCTGTCTTTTTGTCCAGTCCTTGTGCGCGTAACGGGAGGATGACATTGTCCAAAGCCGTATCCCACGGGAGCAGACGTGCCTCTTGGAAAACGTATCCGATGTGAGAAGAGTCTATTTGCATGTAGCCTGAATCCGGGGTCTCAAGTCCGGCGATCATGCGCATGATTGTGGACTTGCCAATGCCGCTTGGGCCGAGCATTCCCAGCATTTCTCCCGGCTGCACGGTGAGGTTGAATCTGGTGACAACAGGAGTGTTCCCGAATTTTTTGTGGATATTCCTCAACTCTATGATGGGACTCATGTCAGTCTCCTTTGGAGGGCTTTACGGGCAGGGCGGAGGAGCAGCACCTCGACACCCCCGATAACCAACATTGCCAGCAGGGTCAGAGCGTAAAGTTCATCGGTTTGGAGATTTGCCCTGGATATGGCCAATGCGTGGCCGATACCTTCATTGGCGCCGAGCATCTCTGCAAGGACAACCAGTCGAATCCCATTACCCGTGGCAATGACAACACTGGAAAGGAGTGGTCCCACCAGAGCCACTGCATAGATACGAGTCAGTCGTATGTGCAGGGGGAGATGATAGACTTTGGACATTTCCAGGAGATTACGGTCAACGCTCGCCATACCGTCTGCCGTGTTAACGTAGACGACAGGAGCCACCATGGTGGCCGTGATACAGACCACCATGGTCGTGCCCATCCCGAACCAGAGCATGAAGACCACCACGATAATAACGCCGGGAATACTCGTGAGTATCCAGCGAAGCGGACCCAGCATGAGTCGAATTGGTTCCACCAACCCGGCGATTATGCCCAGGATCATGCCACTACAGATACCAAAACAGAGAGCCATGCCGATGCGCTTCAGTGTGGGGTAGAGATGTACCAAGAGAAAGGTCCTATTCTCAAAGAGTCCGAACAGGGCGGTGAGAGTCTCGCCCGGACTGGCTACAACCAGTCCGGACTGCATACGGGC
This genomic window contains:
- a CDS encoding nitrite reductase; its protein translation is MTSIVSEPVTVMPIERKDGTYALRLCLNQGLLTPGMTRSVMEIMETYPGVTLRATTGQRMNLEGVPKEKLDEIVSTLGVSIPKCPPGVSVCPGGELCKYGQQNTREMGDRLLEVVKANGPYPFKVKSGVSGCGMACSLSFVRDIGLVGIAKGWNVIYGGSARHRAAPGLRLAKGVSDDEALAIIAKALVYYRDTAKKGERIGMMVRRLGHEVVADALK
- a CDS encoding TM1266 family iron-only hydrogenase system putative regulator, coding for MTEKGIRMEKRLGIIGIIIKDRFKAAPAVNDILSDHGEIIVGRMGLPFKDRGVNIIDLIIEATTDEVGALTGKLGMLDGVQVKSLLV
- the hydE gene encoding [FeFe] hydrogenase H-cluster radical SAM maturase HydE; this translates as MYTLKEHDILTHLTGADDKELFGRANATQSQEFGNEIFLRAIIEFSNVCNKKCHYCGLRAPNKGITRYRMGNETILNAASMAVSQDAGTIVLQSGDDFSYSTQSIGTLIKEIKDRHDVAVTLSLGDRGMDEYAFWRECGADRCLLKLETTNPRLYKRLRDGEEFSSRLHRVESLRHLGYEVGSGVITDLPDSNLISTLQDILFLTALDLDMIAVGPFIPHPQTPLAQVAPGSIELSHRVTAILRILNPHANIPATSALSALKPESQRLALTRGCNVIMPSMTPEDHRADYTIYPGKNASNIDITDSLTHAKSMIRSLGLVPSSSKGFSPRRNNVQQSTPRNTTGHNPRRTKECRQVITG
- the hydG gene encoding [FeFe] hydrogenase H-cluster radical SAM maturase HydG, whose product is MKQDSTLGTGLENFIDDTVIRSEMEKAENPDPGLVRDILAKGVERKGLTPFEAAVLLKNTNKELDEEIFQTAMTIKKGIYGNRLVLFAPLYISNECVNQCAYCGFKATNNDLERRTLTPEAIHEEVTVLEDQGHKRLLLVYGEHPKYNAEWIAQTVRDVYSVTSAKSGEIRRVNINCAPLDVEGFKTLHEVGIGTYQCFQETYHVPTYEKVHMAGRKTDYLWRLHAMHRAQEAGIDDVGMGALFGLYDTTYEVMGLLHHALQLERDWGVGPHTISFPRLEPALGSDMSYNPPYPTTDHEFKKIVAVLRIAVPYTGLILTTRETAEFRAELLQMGVSQISAGSRTYPGAYSDPEYDRPGVQQFCVGDSRSLDEVIRSIAGEHDYVPSWCTACYRLGRTGEHFMELAKTGFIQNFCLPNGILTFKEYLMDYASEETKKAGEALIAREIEGYADLKQKKVLTDRLTRIETGERDLYL
- a CDS encoding iron hydrogenase small subunit, with amino-acid sequence MIMNRRGFIKACGIMTGYAVLGMNITKEAVASSMSFVGLRQKSVYDADANSKIYAIRKSQDNPMIKKIYDKKDGFLHEGPCGHMSHHLLHTHYIDRSAKIAVLKDKGFKLNF
- a CDS encoding ATP-binding cassette domain-containing protein; protein product: MSPIIELRNIHKKFGNTPVVTRFNLTVQPGEMLGMLGPSGIGKSTIMRMIAGLETPDSGYMQIDSSHIGYVFQEARLLPWDTALDNVILPLRAQGLDKKTATDRARLYLKRMGLFRSEKAYPHQLSGGMRQRVALARAFAINPDILLLDEPFTGLDKQLKEKMKLLLNTLLEANPIAVIHVTHDPSELLDRTSRIIHLGPQAQEQSP
- a CDS encoding ABC transporter permease subunit, whose translation is MTTHQAKKIPPYAFNVLGLILLTLGWEIMARMQSGLVVASPGETLTALFGLFENRTFLLVHLYPTLKRIGMALCFGICSGMILGIIAGLVEPIRLMLGPLRWILTSIPGVIIVVVFMLWFGMGTTMVVCITATMVAPVVYVNTADGMASVDRNLLEMSKVYHLPLHIRLTRIYAVALVGPLLSSVVIATGNGIRLVVLAEMLGANEGIGHALAISRANLQTDELYALTLLAMLVIGGVEVLLLRPARKALQRRLT
- the hydF gene encoding [FeFe] hydrogenase H-cluster maturation GTPase HydF, with the translated sequence MSNKAPRGIRLVITLAGQRNAGKSSLVNAITDQKIAIVSDMPGTTTDPVAKHYELLPLGPVTFYDTAGLDDSGELGELRIKATRKVLWRSDVAIVVVGEAGLTPHELKIIEDIIELDIPFIIAFNKSDIREPSAEDRAYCQKKGFRFLTTSAKDETNIDEIKQAIIDIAPPEMKRDPVLAGDLFKKGEWVVCVVPIDLSAPKGRLILPQVQILREILDGDALALTTKESELEEALSGLNHKPALVITDSQVVHNVAKVVPTDVPLTTFSTLFARYKGDLPTLVHGAKAIDTLSEGDTILIGEACSHHPVEDDIGRIKIPHWVTQYTGKNLNFETYSGHDFPEDLERFKLAIHCGACMLNRTEMLRRMNECSRRGVPVTNYGVAISKVQGVLERILTPFAL
- a CDS encoding ABC transporter substrate-binding protein is translated as MKKIRLLLIVTCLSCMAILFGLTCANATPYKAPEKIKAVMVGDRLVDVALKLGVVAEGMAVRASMWPKADEIKMASQLLGCPNYVTVKHPETIANFMKERGITRLILEKSVKFCLYKKKVNPVKVAELVKDVPGITIEYVDFSSGVVPAISQIAELFGKQEQGHQVAASYAKAMKKVEASLTKQKTGKRVLVLNGHYLASGKTFIRVEAPGGYSDQYILNPLGCKNVAEAMMTDTMKVSKGHVSGGRLGWLDKVKPDVIVATGDGFAVQLALHKALQKNPALADVPAIKTGSVYSLPFYGDSSVLEYPQIFKQWSAALGQ
- a CDS encoding [FeFe] hydrogenase, group A, which produces MKLIEGVMYQNNAPKGVDPDSIYFVQVDATKCEACGSCEEVCATGAIQSINEDGIRQVVDPAACMNCGQCLTSCPYGAIYEGVSYVDEVFEKLKDPDTIVVSMPAPAVRYGLGECFGAATGTYVGGKMHTALRQLGFNYIWDNEFTADVTIMEEGTELIQRVQEQGKEGARPLPQFTSCCPGWVKFTETFYPDLMPNLSSCKSPIGMLGPLAKTYGAHETHTEAKKIYTVSIMPCIAKKYEGLRPELADSGFRDTDATINTRELAYMIKTAGINFNSLPDQKPDAVLGDSTGAATIFGTSGGVMEAALRLAYEVLSGKKLSDPNIKVVRTHEGINTADVKVPGFGTVKIAVASGLDNAAKLCDEVRAGKSPYHFIEIMTCPGGCVNGGGQPLDPEIQASLFRSTVAQINKRFRARKVTA